One Takifugu flavidus isolate HTHZ2018 chromosome 3, ASM371156v2, whole genome shotgun sequence genomic window, aatgtaaatgaatcATTCACAGGTTGGATCATTGCAGCAGCGAGAAGccgtttattcattcatttaccACAAGAACAACCTCAAAACTACAGAAGCAGGAAGAATAGGCCAATAAGGTACCGTCAGGTATCGTCTGCAGACACTGTTAAAAGATGTAAACAGGAAATAGTTACATATCCAGCAAAAACACGACCTGCCTCCTATCTTATCCTAATAAGACAagaaaaagctttatttttttaaaagaaaattaactTCAGACTTGTCCTGTGGTTGTCCTGTAGCTAGCACGGCTCATTCTGAAACTACAACATAACAATTACACTTCACTGTCCCAAAATTACAAACAAAACTTCAAGAAACCATAAGATTCCATAACAAATATACAATATCTATCGCCAATAAATTGATTTCTGTCGTTCCGGGAGTGTAAATTGACACCTTTGTACACGCAGTCCGGCTGATTCCCTTTACAAAAGACAGTGCAGGCGTTCAAAGTGCAGCAGTGGTGGCGTCACACAACTGTGGCCTTGTAAAGGTCCACGCCGCAGTCGGCGCCCTCCGGCGGGCTGTGGCCGCCGTGGGGCATCTTGGCGTTCCTCATCTTGCTCTGGCACTGTCGCAGCTCAGCCACGTATCCCTGGAAGCTCAGGCTGAGCTCAGAGTCCTCGCCCCGGGACGTTTCCAGCCTCCCTTCCTCCAAGTGGACCCCCTCCACGTCCATCACCTCCTGAGGTGCCCGCGTCACATCGGAGGCCGATTTCGCCCCACCTGCAAacatgaaaatgcagaaaatcgATGTTAGAAAACGACCCTTATCTGCATCCCTGGTTTTTGCCGCTGCTCCAAGTTAAGTTTGGTTGCTCTGACGTCGTTGCTTTTCAGCTGCAAGTGACAGAGAGATTTTCCATAATCTTTACAGAGCATCAACCTGAATCATCTTGCGTCACTGTTGCTAACCGATGTCCAGATGTTTCCGCCGTTATAAAAACTCCACCCGCTGGAAACATTCTCATTGAGATGGAGACTGTAACTCGGACTCCGGCAGCAGCGCCCCCTCGGTATGTTTGGATGATCTTTTCCAGTTGTGTAATCTGGACAGCTGTTTCCGGGGGGAGGGGCCGCTAACTATCAGGGTCATGACGGCGTAGGAGCTCTCGGGCCCCTCGCGTGGGCCCCCACGTGGCCCTGTGTGCTCTAAACAGAGAGGCTGCGATGACTCAAgtgcagcatcatcatcatacaGGCCCTCTGGATCCAGTCAGTACATGTGTAAACACAGCCTGTGTGAGCGCCAACAGCTGACCTCACACAGATGCCACCCGAACGCCGCAGCTGAAACTGGAAAAGCTCCACTGTGGACTATTCTTGGAAGGTAGAACAAAAACAATATGAAAAGTGATGGTCAAGGTCCGACTCAAGAACAAGAAGCTTTGAttcctgaggtcagaggtcaaagcaTTCATTAGTTATCTGACAATTCTAACAATATTAGCCGATCCAGGAGGTGCTCGGATCCACTTCCAACCCCTAATACTCATTTTAGCTGAGAAAAAAATGGGATGGAAATCAATAATTATTTTATGCTATAATAAAATATAACCATAAATAAAAGTCAATTCTGGTGTTATTTATACTACATTAACTAATAGTCTATGATAGTCTGTTTAACATTTGCCCACGCTGTTTTGTGAGTGAAAATGGATCTGTAGCCGAGGCAACCAGCTTGGAAACAACCCAGGCTCAAATCCTCGTCCTCCACAGGCTGCCAGATGGGTGTCAGcaccaggagaagaggaggaagaggaggaggaggaggaaggaccaTGCAGCACCTCACGTGAACTGCTGTTGAGTCACAACTTCGAGCTACTTGATGCTTGACTGGCAAACAGATTCACATTCATAATGATGATAATAGTCTAATGTCTGCTCCTGGCTCAAGATGGAAACCTACTGATcgtttgtgttttggtttttgttctcATTCCATGCGTTTGACTATAAGGTGTTTTTGTCCTGTGTGattctgccccctggtggacgctTTTAACAACTACAACTAAGCCAAGATGCAACTATTGATTTGACAGTAATTTATTTATGAAACTGCGGCACGAACACCCGAATAggattgatttttaaatggCTTTAGTGTCTCTGAAAATCGCTAAGACTATTTATAGTTAGTTTTTGAGCTTTGAGGCAGCTGTACATTTATGTCAATTATTCTGCAATTCTGAACCTTCTTTCAATTAATCGTGCTTTCAATTGTGCAATTAATTGTGCTTTTATTCAGGAACGTTAATTGCAGATTACACGCTGCAACATCAAAGTGTGTTTTAAACCAGGTTTAATGGCCAACCCTAAACCTGTAGAATGGAACAGGCAAATACTCGTTTATACTCCAAAAAATACTCCTTTTAACACCATTGATAATATTATATCAGTTAACTTCTCGTGACGCTGATTATCTTCAGGGTTCTTTAAACAttaagtgtttctttttaaatatgtgGTTTGGGAATTATTTATCGAGTAACCTCACAACCGAAGATTAAAGgtttataaaaacaaattagaaaaagcagaaactgaAAATATACTGTAGCAATGAGTTGAATGTAGGTGTTTTGGTTCAGGTTCCATTGATGGACTAAAGAAAATACATGTTTATTAACAACAGGGGGCGCTAATTTAACATAAAACAGAGTTCCGGTACGAGCCAACACAAGTGCGATTGGCGCGGAACTTCTGGAAACTTGTTTGTGCTGATGAACTCGTCATCCTAAGTTAACtccagtcatttatttttaaagcatgACTACCTCATTAGTGCGGGGAGAAAGCATTAGAGGCAGGAGGCGTGTGCGAGGTGGCAAAACAGTTCCAGAAATACGTGTGCCTGGAATTAGATCAAATTCAGCAGAAGCAGCGGTGACAGTTACTATCTGTAGCTCAGTCAACTGGTGGATGAGGTTACCATGGCGCCCGGTCAGTGGGAAGAATCAGGGCAGATGCACTTAGCaaccagagaggaagagagcagaaaGGTTTGGATTTGTGCACAGATATCACCTGACAGGAAAGCCTGGCTGGGAATACAAGGTGCAAAACACCTTCAAGTGAGGGAGGCTCAAGCACTTTCAACACCGTTACAAAATCCAAACACGGAACAAACCACTGGGGAGGCATTTCCAAATTCCACACAAGAAGGACAAGGGAGGACAGATTGCCTCCCTCTGCGGGAGGGGATCGTGACCTTGAATCAGCCACAGCAAGCTAGCGAATCTCGAAAAGCCGGCAGCACAGCCCAGAGAGCAGCGACACCCTGAAACCAGCTAAAGTCCACCAAGCAGCGGGCGGATGAGCGGAGGAACAGGAAAAGGCATGCGGAGGCAGAGAGGtggcggagggggaggaggacgggcTGACAAACACgtaaaaagacaaacaagaagTGATTTCCAGTTCTAGTGTTTATTGGATCTGTGCAATCACAGGTACACAATTTATTGGCAGTGATTATCTACAACACTCATCCGGAGGAGGCAATTCAACAGAGTCACGGAAGGAGATTCAAAAGCACTCATGAACCGATGATCAATGTTTCTGATCACCTCTCACATCCCTGGCACACGCTGCTGAATTGCTCCGGTCTAAAGGTGACGGGATGAAGACGAAGGCGGCGGTCGCCGATCCGGCGCTACGAATCGGCTACGATCGATCCTAATAAATGAAGCCGACGCCACGCGGCAACGTTCAACGTTGTAgattctcctctcacctcctgcGCTTCCACATATCGATCTTTCATATTGGGAAGGCTTTCTGCACATCGATCAATAGCCGCGCGATCAGTGACATCAGCATGCACCCAAAAGTACCAAACAAATATTTGGCTGGGATGAACAAATCCCAGTTCATGGCCCCAAACACTGAAATATACACATGGATATTTACATGCGTGGCTGTGGAACCACCACAAGTGATTGTCAAACTGTCAATCTGTCAATAAAGTGCATCAGAGTCAGTGAAGTTTTATTGTTGAGGTGGGCGggtttagacacacacacacacacacacacacacacacacacacacacacacacacacacacacacacacacacacacacacacacagacacacagttcTGGTTTGTTACACTGATGAAATACCTGTATTGGACTCTGCACTTGCGTCCTGAGGGTGAGtgcagggcggcggcggcgtgaaaTTGGCTTCGGGCAGGCTGTCCTCGATGGGCGGCATGGAGGATGGCGACGGGGGCAGCAGGGTGCTGTTGGGGCTGTTGATGTCGCCCTCTCCCACGAGCGTCAGGTCGGCGTGGGCGTCCTCCTCAACTGTGCGGAGGCTGGTCCGTGATTCAGAGGGCCGCGAAATGGGAGACAAATGGCTACCGAAGGTGGGTTGGCGGGGAGGTGGCAGGAGGTACCGCCGCGCTGCGGAGTGTCCGTTGGCGCTGGATCGGAGGGAGGAGTCCAGGCTCTCCGAGCGCAGGCCGGAGGCGAGGGATCCCCGAGAGGGGGCGCCGTTCTCCCTGGCCTGCTTCAGAGAGTCAGGGGTGGAGCAGGCCAGGCCAGGTGGACTCAGGCGCAGGAAGTCAGGGAGCACCAGGTCCTCTTTGCTCAGCAGTCCTCGCTGGTCGTTGGCCCGTGCGCTCTGCGCTCGGCTCAGCAGCTCAAAGAATTCtgcaaaaaacacatcaaacgaGTACCGTAAGTTGAGTAAATGgactttttttggtttttgcctCTGGGAAAACCTGACTTAAGGATGATTTGGGTTTAAACATGCAGTGGAGCAGCTTCACACCTGACAGCAAAAATGGCTCCGCAGAGCTGCCAAAGAAAGCAAATTAGTCCTGCAGCAAAAGCAAAGCCCAGAAATCCACCAGGtcaaagagagaggagaaagaaggaggGGGGCTTTACCTTCAGCTTCATCTATATtaatctttttctgttttctcttttctcccgGGAGCGCCGAGTCTGGTCCGCTTGCTCTCACAGAAAAGTCCTTGGGTGCTGACCTGTCATCTGCCTGCAGATGCAACAATAACAAGGCACTCTGTtaggagatggaggaagaggcaggCTGAGCGCCGAGCCTCCGAGCACCCGGATCGGAGCAGTCTGTCCCCATTACTGAAACCTGCGTGAGTGAAAATGAGCCCGTTTGCTGCGAGCCAGTGAGAGTCCAGGCATCACCTGCCCCCATAGCATGCCAGCATGTAGAGATATGAGCAATATGAGTCAGAAGCAGGCATTGTTAATCGGAGATTaccccaccaaaaaaagaatTCCTAACATAGCCATAGATTTAGATCAGTTTTCTTCAGCAGAGGAAGCTCCACAGCAAGAGAAAATGGCAATTTGTGAGATAAGGATGCGGCGAGCACTCACTGTGGCGGAAAAACtcctggtgggggggtggccTTTCAAAGAGGAAGACTTGGATTTGTCtgtttgaagagatgaaaaggtgCTCAGAATAGTTTTAGCCGAGAAGGGAGGTGAGAACACAAGTTAACGAGGCAAACTGTCTGTCAAAATAGCTATTTAAGCAGtccgcacattttaaatgattagCATCCTGCTAATCATCTCGATATGGGGTGTCTTTCCGCCACGggagaagcaaagaaaaactgACAGGGTGCAAATATGTCGATACCTCACACCCAGTAGGTCTTACCTTTGCCCGATACTGGGTCACCTCGCTCCAACACAACCCGTAGACCATCCAGACTTGATATGGGGGCTCCCAGGTCCAGAGGCTCGGTTTCTCCActctgaaaaaaaagaataagagCACAAAAATGCAACACTTGACTTGTTTTGATCTGAAAGTGCGGCGCGTCATTCAGCTCTGGCGTAGAGGACGGCGGTGCCTGCGAAACCCGCAGGTCTAAAATATTCCAtctggtgtgggggggtgaaaaaGTTGCCGTGTTTAAGGAGTGTCGTCATTCTTAATTACAGCCCCTTGTGCTCTATAGGGCTGAGTCAGTGCTCTTAACCAcaacgtggagatggaaaggatGCGGTGGCTTCCCTCCCCTAACCACGATACTCCACCCAGTAACACCGTCACACACTTCACAGGCTGCTCTCAAGACCAGAACATGTCTCGGGGGGGGTGACTTACTATTTTGGCCACCAGATCTCCGAGGTGGAGGCCATATTTGGCCACCACAGGGCGCAGCACCTCAGTGACCGGTTTGGTAGGTTTAGCCTTTAAACCCACAGATCGGTTTATAGGTACCAGGTCCAATCTAGGAgcagtgaaagaaaaaaaggattagAGTGGATGTAAAACCTGAATACAGACGACTGTTGTTGGTGAATCTCTGGTACCTAAACAAGGTCCGCTTCTCAAGCCTCAGGTCTCGTGAGCAGAGGGTCATGCAGTCCTGGTCCAACACCAACGGCTGAGGaggtgagagagaaaatgtaaaaacacacacaatccttACTGatctttgatttcatttgagGCCATGTTCATATTCATGACAATAAAATAAGCAGCAACTCTTCAACTTAGTTACAAAACAAGTTGCTGTTTTATAACCGGGTCAGATTTTAGAACCTCTCTGACTGGAGAGCCGAGACTGGACGTTCTACGGTGCTCCGATTCCTCCGCCTCACCTTCTCGCCTCCCACCAGGAAGAGGTCGACAGCTGCGATGTTAACGGCGATGCTCTGACAGAGATCCTGGAGGACCTCCCGTATGAAGGAGCCGGGGCGGAGGGTGATGGAAGAGCAGGAGCCGTCCGGAAGCATGACGCTGCACTGGCGGGGCGAGCGCTCCCAGGCGCCAACGGAGTGGCGATTATCACCCTGGAAGAAGGGAGAAGGGAGAATTCATGTTCAGTTGGCGCTATGGCAACATTTCAatgcttattttaaaaaaatgagtgGGCTGGCAAGCAAAAAACTTGAGGCGGTGATGGCCTTatctgtgttgccatggagatctGTCCAGTGGAATCCTACCTCAGCCTTGCAGGAAGTGGCCATCTCAAGACTGGCACCTGACGACAGGGAGCCCTGGGACTCTCTCCGCCCATTACTGCCCCAGTAATCTGGAAAAGAAGCAGCACAGAGTAGAATGATCAGAGACACTTGCATCTTTTCTCGCCCACAGGTTGAAGTTTGGGATATTTCGATGTATTATATTCCCTCAAAAATGCAACGTTTCCACGCTACTCACCGAGGTTAATATCTCCAATATCCTTCTTCTTCGGGCCCTTCCCAAAGCTCCTGTTGCGGGACCACGAGAAGAAGATTCCCCTTTTTTTGTCGGCACTCTCTTCGCGGGTGTCTTCATTCAGCGACCTCCCCGACCTCTGCTTTCTGGCCTCCTGTCAGTTGAAACCAAACAGAGATCTAACCTCCTGCACTCTGCAGCTTTATGTCGAAAAGAAAAACTACTCGTTTGCAGTAACAGAACGGCCGTCTGCACCTTTTTCGGAGTGGAAAGCGTGGAGCGGTCCGAGCTGGCGCTGTGCtttgagggggcggggctgcagGGGATCTGGTAGGGGTCTGGCAAGGGTCGGCCATCCAGCTCAGCGTGCATGCACTCTTGGTATAGGGAGGATTTAAGGAACCGGGAGTAGCTGTCGAACTTCATCAAGTTGAAAATCTGtagacgcacacacaaacaaaagttTGGTGGGAAGATTGGAGGCAGACAAATGTAGGATTTTGCGGAGTTTTCCCCTCAAAGAAACAAACCCCTGAAGGGAGAGAAGCTCAAGCAGGAACCAGAGACAACATATGGTTACAGCGTATGTGACATGTCATCATGCTCAGGCTGGAAATATACACATCTCCGACGACACGTCTGCGCACAATATGAGCTGAATTCTCCGTGGGCGTGTGCCAGTTTGTGTTTATCTGTCTGCTAAAGGCTCGAGGCCCTTTTGTAAACAAACCCAGATGGCCAATAAAGAAACTCAATATGTCTGGGCAGAGCCACTAAAGTCTGGTCAACGAGCAGAGAGTCGCTACCTGTAACTGCTGCGTCTTGAACATGTCGGGCCGCGGCGAGGTGAGGACGTCGTCCGCCAGCTGGGCCTGGCTGTCGATGTTGACCGGCATGGTGGCCTTACTGGAGAGGAAGCTGTTGTAGATCTCTCCGGCTCTTTGGGACAGCTACCGGGAGATGAGTTTGGGTTAAACATGTATTCCTGACCGGAATGTTTTGAGACTGTGGATGTTGTGAACATGATATAAAGGTGTTATATAACTGCTAATTCGTTATGCCATAACCTGATGAGAGTTCTGCTGTGCTTTACCTGCTTTTTATCTGTTGCCGGAACCTGACTGAAGTATTCACAGGCCTGCCAGAACAAGATGTTCTCCTCGCTGAATTCTTTCTTGAGAAATTCCTGCGGAGACAGACAAGAGTTTGTGTCTGCCTTCAGACCGGCGACGATCACTTTCTTGGCTGCCGCCACAGCTTTATGACACCCGTTGGAGTGTAGCGTTGTGAAAAAGACCGTTGTAAGTGTAGGCGCAGGACAGAGTGGGCGAGCGGAGCTTTGGTTAGAGTCGGAGGAGGTTCTGCGATGCGAGAACGTAACGTTTGAGTCTTTAGAAGGTGCCGTGGGCTGCATTCAAAGACACCTCCTTTGTGTGGGCGTCATGGTAACATAAACAAGATACCTGAACTCACTAATAACACACACCGGACTTATCTGGCCAAATCCGTTGAATTAGGGACCGCTGAGAAATgtgtgaacaaaacaaaacagaaaacacaaactaTGTAGCAAATGTATGAAGACAAAGTTTTTGCCAAGTGATGCATCCAGTTCTGGAAATTGTGCCATGTTAACAAACTTTCCCTACCGTGAAATAGCGCACACCCACAGGATCCTGGAGGAGCCTCTCGAAGCAGGTGGACCAGCTGGCCACGCGCTGCTCTGGGACCCCTCGATGGCCGCCCCCTCCTGGAAGACTGCCATTGCTGTTCAGgctgctctggctgcagcatcccTGCAACTGGACTCCACTGTAATCTGCAAGACCAGTTCAGCGCTCTCAGTCTGGTCATCATATTTGTTAAATAATGAGCAAACCAGGatgacagaaaacacattttcactttAACAGCCTTCTAAATGTTGTAATTGTGAGCAGGGAGTCTTGTAGACACAAAATTCACACAGGATGGATTAGACTAGGTGGTGAATGTCGGGGGAATTTGCTTTCCCTAGCCACCAACACAAAACAAGTGATGTCAAAGTTCAAAATGTGTTAGGAGGAAAGTGAGGAGCTAAAGGATCTAATTTGCTTCTGAGAAAGCAGCAGATGTCACTCTGTCGGTGGGAAAAGGGCAAAGAGGGGGTGGCACTGGCAAGAAGAGAAAATacggagaaagaggaaagaaaaggaggcacGACTCATGTAAAGCACACAAAGAGGATCCAGGCACCAAACGTGGGGTCTTAGCCTGCAAAGTACCTGCAATCATGGCGACAGATGGCCACTTAAGAGCTGAGAgcgtaaaaataaaacaaaggggGGTCACTGTAATACTCCAACTGAACTAAAACCCTGGCTCTAGATATATTTGTTAAAGATAAATTTGGGGGTTGGTTTAATATGTAAAtcgcaaataaaaaaatacaactaGCTACAGTAAAACTCATAAAACAAATATCACAACAGCGTGGCAGTTTAAAGCCTGATTCAGAAACTACAGAAGACAGAACACTTTTACTTTGACAAAACCTTTCCTCTGAAGCTTGCTAGCATGACACCGGTTTGAACTCGGTTCAGCGTATCAGAGCGGAGGCTTTGTGATCCGTGTTTATCGCATTGTGAGCTGCGCTGTTAATGAGAAGACTTTACAAAGCAAACATCTGGGCATGTCTGATCCACCGCTGGATAAGCAGCATGTCGCTCAGCATCTAGGCCACACTGGAAGCAAAGCCTTATTAAAGACTGCTAAGAAGCAGAAAGTCAGTCGACACCAGCAGTAAGTTGAGCCCCCAAAAGACCAAACTCTGATTACATCTTGTTACTGAGGCAGACAGTGAAGGCGTCGACCAAGTTTGGGCTCCGCAACAAACTTCAATGTTAAAAGTTACACTTGTGAAACGGTAATAATGGTAATTGTACTCACCGCCATCTGAAGATGCAGCAGACTGAAAGAGAACAAAGAGAGACATGAGTGAGAAGCTGCCCTCATGACCTCCTGGGCTGAGAGCAGAGACTGAAGCCTGGGCTGATGATAACAGTGGCTCTTCAGGCATCCCACCGGTGgctcagaggtgtgtgtggaatgtgtgtgtcctgctcagCACAGTTTGATCTGGGATGCTTGCAGAGGGCCATTCATCTGTCAGTGGGCGGACCTGTGGCCCGAACCACACACAGCTGTTCACACCTCCGCACGGCGACCCAGCCCTGAAGAATGAGCGTCGGGTCACCAGGGGTGGCCATCCTTggctctgctgcctctctttTCACTTGCTAATTCAGGGAAGGGGTCTGTTTACATGTGTTTAGATGTGGCTGAATATACAGCACCTGCACCCCCGGTGGGTATGTAAATTTCAAAATGCCAACAAGCAAAAACGGTGTTGACTACGTGATTTTTCTTGTTCTCCAGGAGATTTTTGACGTTAACTGAAATCAGCAGGGGCACCGAGGAAGATAATTATTCATTCTGACATTTATTATTACACAACTAAACATTTAACTGCAACTTAATATGTTGCATTTTGGATTTGAGGAGGTATTTTTGTGGTCACTTCACCACTGCTTTCTGAGCTTATCCTCTGTGGAAGGCAGGAAAGCGTCACAGAACGATTCGTGATGTATCAAACCATGTTGTGTCATCGCACACGGGCGTATCAACCAGGAGAAAATCCATTATTATTGGGAGAGACTGCAGAGCCAAAACTATGAGGCTGTTGCCACACAAGCGCATTTAAATGCAGGGGAGGATATGAGAGGTGCATCTTCGGCAGGGACCAAGAACACTAGAAAAATCAGTGCGTTGGAGGATTCATCAGAAAAGGAGACTATTACA contains:
- the rgs12a gene encoding regulator of G-protein signaling 12 isoform X2, encoding MSLKKRLSFKRTWNFNTSAASSDGDYSGVQLQGCCSQSSLNSNGSLPGGGGHRGVPEQRVASWSTCFERLLQDPVGVRYFTEFLKKEFSEENILFWQACEYFSQVPATDKKQLSQRAGEIYNSFLSSKATMPVNIDSQAQLADDVLTSPRPDMFKTQQLQIFNLMKFDSYSRFLKSSLYQECMHAELDGRPLPDPYQIPCSPAPSKHSASSDRSTLSTPKKEARKQRSGRSLNEDTREESADKKRGIFFSWSRNRSFGKGPKKKDIGDINLDYWGSNGRRESQGSLSSGASLEMATSCKAEGDNRHSVGAWERSPRQCSVMLPDGSCSSITLRPGSFIREVLQDLCQSIAVNIAAVDLFLVGGEKPLVLDQDCMTLCSRDLRLEKRTLFRLDLVPINRSVGLKAKPTKPVTEVLRPVVAKYGLHLGDLVAKISGETEPLDLGAPISSLDGLRVVLERGDPVSGKDKSKSSSLKGHPPTRSFSATADDRSAPKDFSVRASGPDSALPGEKRKQKKINIDEAEEFFELLSRAQSARANDQRGLLSKEDLVLPDFLRLSPPGLACSTPDSLKQARENGAPSRGSLASGLRSESLDSSLRSSANGHSAARRYLLPPPRQPTFGSHLSPISRPSESRTSLRTVEEDAHADLTLVGEGDINSPNSTLLPPSPSSMPPIEDSLPEANFTPPPPCTHPQDASAESNTGGAKSASDVTRAPQEVMDVEGVHLEEGRLETSRGEDSELSLSFQGYVAELRQCQSKMRNAKMPHGGHSPPEGADCGVDLYKATVV
- the rgs12a gene encoding regulator of G-protein signaling 12 isoform X3, with product MEQTLSLNSSAASSDGDYSGVQLQGCCSQSSLNSNGSLPGGGGHRGVPEQRVASWSTCFERLLQDPVGVRYFTEFLKKEFSEENILFWQACEYFSQVPATDKKQLSQRAGEIYNSFLSSKATMPVNIDSQAQLADDVLTSPRPDMFKTQQLQIFNLMKFDSYSRFLKSSLYQECMHAELDGRPLPDPYQIPCSPAPSKHSASSDRSTLSTPKKEARKQRSGRSLNEDTREESADKKRGIFFSWSRNRSFGKGPKKKDIGDINLDYWGSNGRRESQGSLSSGASLEMATSCKAEGDNRHSVGAWERSPRQCSVMLPDGSCSSITLRPGSFIREVLQDLCQSIAVNIAAVDLFLVGGEKPLVLDQDCMTLCSRDLRLEKRTLFRLDLVPINRSVGLKAKPTKPVTEVLRPVVAKYGLHLGDLVAKISGETEPLDLGAPISSLDGLRVVLERGDPVSGKDKSKSSSLKGHPPTRSFSATADDRSAPKDFSVRASGPDSALPGEKRKQKKINIDEAEEFFELLSRAQSARANDQRGLLSKEDLVLPDFLRLSPPGLACSTPDSLKQARENGAPSRGSLASGLRSESLDSSLRSSANGHSAARRYLLPPPRQPTFGSHLSPISRPSESRTSLRTVEEDAHADLTLVGEGDINSPNSTLLPPSPSSMPPIEDSLPEANFTPPPPCTHPQDASAESNTGGAKSASDVTRAPQEVMDVEGVHLEEGRLETSRGEDSELSLSFQGYVAELRQCQSKMRNAKMPHGGHSPPEGADCGVDLYKATVV
- the rgs12a gene encoding regulator of G-protein signaling 12 isoform X1, with product MRIQGQPEGARRRLDLGGDGELRSVEIIRGRAGYGFTISGQRPCLLSGIQEGSPADVVGLKQGDQIMAINGTDVSVALHETVVQLIGSCKGPLRMVVHTEGRKMKNPILNDAKFGIAQTNEVYQKTGILRTISDDSNNSSFNLSHAVSLKPRPVSEPDISQWSQHWNPFLEKPKEETRRVGDADNVFTEGEEGTPDWTMLNITLVVGYLSSTELILNTSGSEDDCSKAILERIRQLGTEQTTHTLVMMKIMYDCVRLCDDAGAVLAAFPAENLVLGAVCAEDPRFFCLVTTAHIVNGRLPEDGPLRASCHVFFIDPELGNHEDHVGIAGRFGFECTPDPDTLGCLEFPQTPPDVLHFVTVLYSEMGEAVERLRAKLDAEAQQHAKENDSTGKQGSSSSNGDSGFGNASPPEERAERDFPAAIQNHPGAHLPSCPWDYPTSEDVIRINLSKNVRKLNPRNSCSLHSLSESLPGPDSLANLYGGPPPRLEFQFKPPPPPLPLDKKANFFSEPLRSSQRWFSKPKWQKGQRSKPEPGMVPNHSVSLNNLPPPMSQIPSDRYQTGEAMMLPPREEWTRQFLDQRDKHRKEFKHGSRFWGMGGNRASKRRSAKRLSLARSLDDLESAASSDGDYSGVQLQGCCSQSSLNSNGSLPGGGGHRGVPEQRVASWSTCFERLLQDPVGVRYFTEFLKKEFSEENILFWQACEYFSQVPATDKKQLSQRAGEIYNSFLSSKATMPVNIDSQAQLADDVLTSPRPDMFKTQQLQIFNLMKFDSYSRFLKSSLYQECMHAELDGRPLPDPYQIPCSPAPSKHSASSDRSTLSTPKKEARKQRSGRSLNEDTREESADKKRGIFFSWSRNRSFGKGPKKKDIGDINLDYWGSNGRRESQGSLSSGASLEMATSCKAEGDNRHSVGAWERSPRQCSVMLPDGSCSSITLRPGSFIREVLQDLCQSIAVNIAAVDLFLVGGEKPLVLDQDCMTLCSRDLRLEKRTLFRLDLVPINRSVGLKAKPTKPVTEVLRPVVAKYGLHLGDLVAKISGETEPLDLGAPISSLDGLRVVLERGDPVSGKDKSKSSSLKGHPPTRSFSATADDRSAPKDFSVRASGPDSALPGEKRKQKKINIDEAEEFFELLSRAQSARANDQRGLLSKEDLVLPDFLRLSPPGLACSTPDSLKQARENGAPSRGSLASGLRSESLDSSLRSSANGHSAARRYLLPPPRQPTFGSHLSPISRPSESRTSLRTVEEDAHADLTLVGEGDINSPNSTLLPPSPSSMPPIEDSLPEANFTPPPPCTHPQDASAESNTGGAKSASDVTRAPQEVMDVEGVHLEEGRLETSRGEDSELSLSFQGYVAELRQCQSKMRNAKMPHGGHSPPEGADCGVDLYKATVV